The Juglans regia cultivar Chandler chromosome 2, Walnut 2.0, whole genome shotgun sequence genome includes a window with the following:
- the LOC109020405 gene encoding pentatricopeptide repeat-containing protein At3g14730-like isoform X1 has product MQLTRDVWTWSKLERTIFSRIVMEKISCLFLRFSSSMSTVQLNLFESHHGLATCISSLQSCAHHKNLTRGKQIHSYMLTNGFLNSPLSITSLINMYSKCNRMKDAVLVFNYQSNDHNVFAYNSIISGFVSNGLAENGFEFYKHMRWMGVMPDKFTFPSVIKTCCDVMEVLEVRKIHGLLFKLGLELDMFVGSALVNTYLKFGLMEEAQEAFGEMPVRDVVLWNAMVNGYAQIGRYEEALEIFRTMGKKGVVPSRFTVTGVLSVLASLEEFNNGRAIHGIAMKIGYASGLAVSNALIDMYGKCKCIGDALDIFEMMDEKDIFSWNSIISVHGQCGDYDGTLRLFDRMLGAGMRPDLVTVTAVLPACSNLVALMRGRQIHGYMIVNGFEKEANNKDTDDVLVNNAVMDMYAKCGSMRDAHSVFNKMSNKDVASWNIITMGYGMQGYGNEALHLFSCMCEAQIKPDEITFIGLLSACSHAGFVRQGREFLMLMKSKYGVDPTIEHYTCVIDMLGRAGQLEEAYELARTMPVEANSVVWRALLAACRQHDNADLADIVVREIFKLEQGHCGNYVLMSNIYGVIGRYEEVSEIRHAMRQQNVKKAPGCSWIELKNGVHTFITRDLTHPEANLIYAALNSLTARLHDHGYMPDL; this is encoded by the coding sequence ATGCAGCTCACAAGAGACGTATGGACATGGAGCAAGCTAGAAAGGACCATCTTCTCCAGAATAGTAATGGAAAAAATTTCTTGCTTGTTTCTCCGCTTCTCTTCCTCAATGTCTACAGTGCAGCTCAACTTATTCGAGTCTCACCATGGACTGGCCACCTGCATTTCCTCGTTACAAAGCTGTGCCCACCACAAAAATCTCACTAGAGGCAAACAAATTCACTCCTACATGCTCACCAATGGCTTCCTCAACTCTCCTCTATCCATCACCAGTCTGATCAACATGTACTCCAAGTGCAACAGAATGAAAGATGCAGTTCTGGTCTTTAATTACCAAAGTAATGATCATAATGTGTTTGCCTATAACTCAATCATTTCTGGGTTTGTTTCAAATGGGCTTGCAGAAAATGGTTTTGAGTTTTATAAGCATATGAGGTGGATGGGTGTTATGCCAGACAAGTTTACTTTTCCGTCTGTGATCAAAACTTGTTGTGATGTTATGGAGGTTTTGGAGGTTAGGAAGATTCATGGGTTGTTGTTTAAACTTGGGTTGGAGTTGGATATGTTTGTCGGAAGTGCTTTGGTTAATACTTATTTGAAATTTGGGTTAATGGAAGAGGCACAGGAGGCTTTTGGGGAAATGCCGGTGAGGGATGTTGTGCTTTGGAATGCAATGGTTAATGGTTATGCGCAAATTGGGAGGTATGAGGAGGCTTTGGAGATTTTTAGGACAATGGGAAAAAAAGGGGTTGTTCCTAGTAGGTTTACCGTTACTGGTGTCTTGTCGGTTTTAGCTTCGTTGGAGGAGTTCAATAATGGGAGGGCAATTCATGGAATTGCAATGAAAATTGGGTATGCTTCTGGTCTTGCAGTTTCCAATGCATTGATTGATATGTATGGAAAATGCAAGTGTATTGGAGATGCTTTAGATATTTTTGAGATGATGGATGAGAAAGATATATTTTCATGGAACTCGATCATATCTGTTCATGGACAATGCGGTGATTATGATGGTACTTTAAGACTTTTTGATAGGATGTTAGGTGCTGGCATGCGGCCTGATTTGGTTACTGTCACAGCAGTCCTGCCTGCTTGTTCTAATCTGGTTGCATTAATGCGTGGACGGCAGATTCATGGGTATATGATAGTCAATGGTTTTGAAAAGGAAGCCAATAATAAAGATACGGATGATGTGCTAGTCAATAATGCTGTTATGGACATGTATGCTAAGTGCGGGAGTATGAGAGATGCTCATTCGGTTTTCAATAAGATGAGCAACAAGGATGTAGCATCCTGGAACATCATAACAATGGGCTATGGCATGCAGGGTTATGGTAACGAGGCATTACACCTGTTTTCTTGTATGTGTGAGGCACAAATAAAGCCTGATGAAATCACATTTATTGGGCTATTGTCTGCATGCAGCCATGCAGGCTTCGTGAGACAAGGGCGTGAGTTCCTGATGCTTATGAAATCGAAGTATGGTGTGGATCCAACTATTGAGCATTATACTTGTGTGATTGACATGCTAGGTCGAGCTGGGCAGCTTGAGGAGGCTTACGAACTAGCAAGAACAATGCCTGTTGAGGCCAATTCTGTGGTGTGGAGAGCTTTGCTAGCAGCATGCCGGCAACATGATAATGCTGACCTTGCTGACATTGTTGTAAGAGAGATATTTAAACTTGAGCAAGGGCACTGTGGAAATTATGTATTGATGTCAAATATATATGGAGTAATTGGACGATATGAAGAGGTATCAGAAATTAGACATGCAATGAGGCAACAAAATGTGAAAAAGGCACCAGGATGTAGCTGGATTGAGCTCAAGAATGGTGTGCATACTTTCATTACGCGTGATCTGACCCATCCTGAAGCCAACCTTATATATGCTGCATTAAATTCATTGACTGCTCGTCTACATGATCATGGATATATGCCTGACCTCTAA
- the LOC109020405 gene encoding pentatricopeptide repeat-containing protein At3g14730-like isoform X2, with product MEKISCLFLRFSSSMSTVQLNLFESHHGLATCISSLQSCAHHKNLTRGKQIHSYMLTNGFLNSPLSITSLINMYSKCNRMKDAVLVFNYQSNDHNVFAYNSIISGFVSNGLAENGFEFYKHMRWMGVMPDKFTFPSVIKTCCDVMEVLEVRKIHGLLFKLGLELDMFVGSALVNTYLKFGLMEEAQEAFGEMPVRDVVLWNAMVNGYAQIGRYEEALEIFRTMGKKGVVPSRFTVTGVLSVLASLEEFNNGRAIHGIAMKIGYASGLAVSNALIDMYGKCKCIGDALDIFEMMDEKDIFSWNSIISVHGQCGDYDGTLRLFDRMLGAGMRPDLVTVTAVLPACSNLVALMRGRQIHGYMIVNGFEKEANNKDTDDVLVNNAVMDMYAKCGSMRDAHSVFNKMSNKDVASWNIITMGYGMQGYGNEALHLFSCMCEAQIKPDEITFIGLLSACSHAGFVRQGREFLMLMKSKYGVDPTIEHYTCVIDMLGRAGQLEEAYELARTMPVEANSVVWRALLAACRQHDNADLADIVVREIFKLEQGHCGNYVLMSNIYGVIGRYEEVSEIRHAMRQQNVKKAPGCSWIELKNGVHTFITRDLTHPEANLIYAALNSLTARLHDHGYMPDL from the coding sequence ATGGAAAAAATTTCTTGCTTGTTTCTCCGCTTCTCTTCCTCAATGTCTACAGTGCAGCTCAACTTATTCGAGTCTCACCATGGACTGGCCACCTGCATTTCCTCGTTACAAAGCTGTGCCCACCACAAAAATCTCACTAGAGGCAAACAAATTCACTCCTACATGCTCACCAATGGCTTCCTCAACTCTCCTCTATCCATCACCAGTCTGATCAACATGTACTCCAAGTGCAACAGAATGAAAGATGCAGTTCTGGTCTTTAATTACCAAAGTAATGATCATAATGTGTTTGCCTATAACTCAATCATTTCTGGGTTTGTTTCAAATGGGCTTGCAGAAAATGGTTTTGAGTTTTATAAGCATATGAGGTGGATGGGTGTTATGCCAGACAAGTTTACTTTTCCGTCTGTGATCAAAACTTGTTGTGATGTTATGGAGGTTTTGGAGGTTAGGAAGATTCATGGGTTGTTGTTTAAACTTGGGTTGGAGTTGGATATGTTTGTCGGAAGTGCTTTGGTTAATACTTATTTGAAATTTGGGTTAATGGAAGAGGCACAGGAGGCTTTTGGGGAAATGCCGGTGAGGGATGTTGTGCTTTGGAATGCAATGGTTAATGGTTATGCGCAAATTGGGAGGTATGAGGAGGCTTTGGAGATTTTTAGGACAATGGGAAAAAAAGGGGTTGTTCCTAGTAGGTTTACCGTTACTGGTGTCTTGTCGGTTTTAGCTTCGTTGGAGGAGTTCAATAATGGGAGGGCAATTCATGGAATTGCAATGAAAATTGGGTATGCTTCTGGTCTTGCAGTTTCCAATGCATTGATTGATATGTATGGAAAATGCAAGTGTATTGGAGATGCTTTAGATATTTTTGAGATGATGGATGAGAAAGATATATTTTCATGGAACTCGATCATATCTGTTCATGGACAATGCGGTGATTATGATGGTACTTTAAGACTTTTTGATAGGATGTTAGGTGCTGGCATGCGGCCTGATTTGGTTACTGTCACAGCAGTCCTGCCTGCTTGTTCTAATCTGGTTGCATTAATGCGTGGACGGCAGATTCATGGGTATATGATAGTCAATGGTTTTGAAAAGGAAGCCAATAATAAAGATACGGATGATGTGCTAGTCAATAATGCTGTTATGGACATGTATGCTAAGTGCGGGAGTATGAGAGATGCTCATTCGGTTTTCAATAAGATGAGCAACAAGGATGTAGCATCCTGGAACATCATAACAATGGGCTATGGCATGCAGGGTTATGGTAACGAGGCATTACACCTGTTTTCTTGTATGTGTGAGGCACAAATAAAGCCTGATGAAATCACATTTATTGGGCTATTGTCTGCATGCAGCCATGCAGGCTTCGTGAGACAAGGGCGTGAGTTCCTGATGCTTATGAAATCGAAGTATGGTGTGGATCCAACTATTGAGCATTATACTTGTGTGATTGACATGCTAGGTCGAGCTGGGCAGCTTGAGGAGGCTTACGAACTAGCAAGAACAATGCCTGTTGAGGCCAATTCTGTGGTGTGGAGAGCTTTGCTAGCAGCATGCCGGCAACATGATAATGCTGACCTTGCTGACATTGTTGTAAGAGAGATATTTAAACTTGAGCAAGGGCACTGTGGAAATTATGTATTGATGTCAAATATATATGGAGTAATTGGACGATATGAAGAGGTATCAGAAATTAGACATGCAATGAGGCAACAAAATGTGAAAAAGGCACCAGGATGTAGCTGGATTGAGCTCAAGAATGGTGTGCATACTTTCATTACGCGTGATCTGACCCATCCTGAAGCCAACCTTATATATGCTGCATTAAATTCATTGACTGCTCGTCTACATGATCATGGATATATGCCTGACCTCTAA